The Deltaproteobacteria bacterium genome contains the following window.
ATCGCGATGAGGATCGCGAGCCCCACCGCCGCCTCGGCGGCGGCCACGGTCATGACCATGAACGCGAAGATCGAGCCGGTGGGATCGCCCAGGTGCGATCCGACGGCGATGAACGCCACGTTGACGGCGTTCAGCATGATTTCGACGCTCATCAGTATGATGAGCGCGTTCTTGCGCGCCACCACGCCGGCCACGCCGATCCCGAACAGGATCCCGGAGAGCAGCAGGTACGCGGCCGGATCCATCATCCCGATATCTCCCGTGCGCACGTTTTCATGGCTTCCCGCATGACTCTCATATTTTCTTCTTCGCAAGCGCTATCGCCCCGATCACTGCCGCCAGCAGCAGCACCGAGGTGATCTCGAATGCGAGCAGGTAGTCGGTGAACAACGCCCTTCCCACCGCCTGGACGGAACCGGCGTCCGCCGTCGACCCGGAAGGAATCGCCAACCGCCGCGCCAGTACGGCCGATTCCAGGATAAGGAGCCCGGCCGCCACGACCCCCAGCAATCTCAAGCCCGTCACCCGCTCCACGGGGAGTTTATTCTCCGGGACGTTTATCAGCATGATGACGAAGATGAACAGGACCACCACCGCCCCGGCATACACGATGACCTGGATCGCCGCCAGGAAGTGGGCCTGCCGCAGGACGAATAGCGCCGCCACGGCGAACAGCGTCAGGATGAGGTAGAGCGCCGAGGACATCGGGTGCCTTCGCGTCACCACCATGATCGACCCGCCCACGGCGATCGCCCCGAATATGATGAACAGGATCGGTTCCATCTCCCCTTACTTCTCCAGCAGCCGGTCGACCGTGAATATGAGCTTTTCCCGGGTGATGTCCGGCGGTGTATGCCACCCGGTGTCCATCCGGATCGCGTCGCACGGGCACGCCTCGACGCACTGGCCGCAGAAGATGCAGCGAAGCATGTCGATATCGAACCGCACCGGGTACTTCTCCACTCCCGGGTCGGGGGACTCTCCCGCAACGATGGTGATGCACTTCGCCGGGCAGGCGGTCGCGCACATGTAGCAGGCGACGCAGCGCGGCGCCCCGTTGGGCCGCTTCATCAGCCGGTGGCATCCCCGGAACCTCGGCGGCATCGCCCTGCGCACCTCGGGGTACTCGATCGTAGGGATCTCCTTGTTGTGCGCGGCGTTGTGCAGGAAATGCCCCATCGTCACCGCAAGGCCCTTCACGATCTCGAGCAGGTAGAGGCTCTCCCCGAAGGACATCTTCTCGGGCCGCGCCACTTTTTTCACGCCGATCGTCATGTTCTCTTTAGAAACCGCCTTTATCGATCAGGAGCAGCACCAGCCCCGTCACGAAGATGTTCAGCAGCGAAAGCGGGAGCATCACTTTCCATCCCAGGCGCATCACCTGGTCGTACCGGAACCGGGGGATCGTCCACCGGACCCACACGAAGAGCCAGCAGAAGAAGAACGTCTTCGCCACGAACGCCGCGATCCTTAAGACCAGCACGGCCGCGGCCGGCAACGCGAAGGAAGCGCCGCCGGGGAAGACGAAGCCGGTGTCCGCGAGGTACGGAACCTGCCAGCCGCCGAAGAAGAGCGTCGCGACGACCGCCGAGCCCACGACCAGGTGGATGTACTCCGCCATCATGAACATGGAAAACTTGAAGGAGCCGTACTCGGTGTGGTAGCCGGCGACGAGCTCCGACTCCCCTTCGGGAAGGTCGAACGGAGTCCGGTTCGCTTCCGCGTACATGGCGGTGATGAACAGGATGAACCCGAGAGGCTGGACGAAGACCCCCCACTTCGGCACTATCCCGAAGAGGAGCTCCCCCTGCCCGCGCGCGATCTCGGAGAGCTGGACGGACTGGAACACCATGAGGATCCCCATGATGGAGAGACCGATGGACACTTCGTAAGAGAGCATCTGCGACGCGGAGCGCAACCCCCCGAGGAGCGGGTACTTGCTGTTGGAGGCCCAGCCGCCGAGTACGATGCCGTAGACTCCCAGCCCGGAGATCGCGAACAGGTAGAGGATTCCCACGTTCAGGTCGGCTATCTGGAGCGCTATCTGCTTTCCGCCGATCGTAACGGGAGGGCCGAACGGGACGACCGCCATCGTCAGGATCGCCGGGGCAAGGGCGAACATCGGCGCTATCTGGTAGAAGAGCCGGTTCGACGTGTCCGGTATGAAGTCTTCCTTGAACAGGAACTTCAGCGCGTCGGCAAGGGGATGGAACATGCCGAAAAGCGTGACGCCGAGGATGCGCGCACGGTTGGGGCCCCGCCGGTCCTGCATGTAGGCGGCCCCTTTCCGTTCCACCCACGTCATGACCACGACGAGCCCCAGGACGAATGCGAAGAAGACGGACACCCGTCCGACAGCCACCGCGATGTCGAAGAGCTGGGGATTCATTTACGCCCTTCCGCAACGACCTGTCCCTCGGAACCGAGGGATTCGTAGCTCATTCCCGCAAACGGCGCCGACGAAGCCGCCAGCGCCCGGAACACGGAGGCCTCGCCGTCGAATTTCCAGTCCGCGCCCATCCGGTTCGCAAGCCCGGCGAGGATCTCAATCTCGTTCATCGCCTTTCCCCTGGGCGGGAAACCCTGGCTGAACCGCTGCACACGGCCCGTGAAGTTGGTGAACGTTCCGCCCCGCTCGGCGAAGGAGGCCGACGGAAGGACCGCGTTCGCCACGCGGGAGACGACTCCCTCGTTCGTTCCGACCTGGGCGACGAACGGTACGTTCGAAAGGAGCGCCTCGACTTGCGAGTCCGGGAAATCGGAAAGTTCGCTCCCGAAAACAAGGAGCGCCCGGATCTTGCGGTCCGAGATCGCCTTGACGACGCGGCCGAAGCCCTCTTCGGTGATACCGAGGAGCTGTGCCCCCGTCGAGTTGGGGTTCTTGTCCCCCTTGATGAGGAAATCGTCGGAGGTGCGGTCGCCCGGCGTACGCGAGGTAAACCCTATGTTCTCCGTCTTCAGGACCTCGGCCGCCAGCTTCTTCGCAAGGAACAGCTCCTCGTTGGAGGACCGGGGAGAGGCGATGACCGCCACCGCATCCGGCCCTTCGTTATCGGCTATATCGCGGAGCCTCAAGGCCGTCGTGGAGAGTACCCCTTCCCATGCGGCGGCGGCAGCCTTCCCGTTCTCCCGGAGGACGGGGACGAGCAGCCTCGCCTCGTTCGCTTTCCTGTATTCGAGCCGGCCGAAGTCGCACATCCAGGTCTGGTTGACCGCGTCGTTGCGGCGGGGCTTCAGCCGGTACAGGATGTCGCCCTTGAAGTCCGCAAGGACGTTGCAGCCGTTCGCGCATCCGGTGCAGACGGAATCGAAGGAGGAAAGGAACCACACCCGGCACTTGAAACGGAAGTCCTTGTTCGTCAGCGCTCCCACGGGGCAGATGTCGGCCAGGTTCCCGGTGTAGTAGTTGTCCAGTTTCCGCCCGGGGAATATGGAGATCTCGGAGTGATCCCCCCGCTGGAAGAACTCCATCTCGCACGTTTTCGACACTTCCCGCAGGAACCGGATGCAGCGGGAGCAAAGGATGCACCGCTCGGCGTCCAGGACGATCATGCCGCCGATGTCCTGCACCTTCTTCTTGCGGACCTTGTCCTCGAGATCGTACCGGCTCTTGTGGAGCCCGTATTTCATGTAATAGTTCTGGAGACCGCACTCCCCCGCCTGGTCGCAGATGGGGCAGTCGACCGGGTGGTGGATCAGCATCAGCTCGAGAACGCCGGTCACCGCTTTGCGGATCTTCTCCGTGTCCGTCCGGACCACCATCCCCTCGGTCACCACGGTGTTGCAGGCGATCTGCAGTTTCGGGAACTTCTCCACTTCCACGAGGCACATCCGGCAGTTCCCGGCGATGGAGAGCTTCGGATGGTAGCAGTAGTGGGGAATCTCGACCCCGATCCGGATAGCGGCGGCAAGGATCGTCGTCCCGTCCGGAACGGTTGCAGAAATCCCGTTTATGGTGAACGTCGGCATGGGTCCCTTTACACGCTAAAATTTATTCCCGTACGGGCATTTCTTTTCCTTGATGTGCCGCTCGAACTCCTCGCGGAACTTCCAGATGAACGACTGGGCAGGCATCGCCGCCGCGTCGGCAAGGGGGCAGATCGTCCTGCCCATCATGTTGTCGCAGAGGTCGAGCACCAGCTCGATGTCCCCCTCGCGCCCCTGCCCGTTCTCGATCCTTCTCATGATCTTCGCCAGCCAGCCGGTCCCCTCGCGGCACGGCGTGCACTGCCCGCACGACTCGTGCGCGTAGAAGTTCTCGAGAACCATGAGGGCGCGGACCATGCATGTTCCCTCGGGAATCACGATGACCCCGCCCGATCCCGCCATCGTTCCGATCTTCGCCATCGACTCGATGTCGAACGTCACGTCGATTTCGTCGGGGCGCAGAACCGGGGTGGAGGAGCCGCCGGGGATCACCGCCTTCAGTTCCTTCCCGTCCTTGATCCCGCCGGCGTGGACGTAAATGACGTCCTTCAGGTTCACCCCGGCAGAAAGCTCGTATACCCCGGGCCGGTTCACGGCGCCGGAAACCCCGATAAGGCGCGTACCGCCGTTCTTCTCCACCCCCAGGGCGGCGAACTTTTCCCCGCCGTTGGTGACGATCCACGGCACATCGGCGATCGTCTCGACGTTGTTGACGATCGTGGGGAGGCCGAACGCGCCGACGGACGCCGGGAAGGGAGGCTTGATCCGCGGCCAGCCGCGCTTCCCTTCGAGGGAGTTGATGAGGGAGGTTTCCTCGCCGCATATGTAGGCGCCCGCGCCCCGGTGAACGGTGACGTCGATGTCGAATCCCGAGCCCAGGATGTTTTTCCCCAGGAATCCCTTGGCGTACGCTTCGGCGATAGCTTCCTCGAGGACCTTCGCCTCGCGGACGAACTCGCCGCGGATGTAGATGTAGCTCATGTGGATCGTCATCGCGTACGAAGCGATTGCGATCCCCTCCAGGAGCTGGTGCGGCGTCCTGCGCATGATCTCCCGGTCCTTGAAAGTGCCCGGCTCCCCTTCGTCCGCGTTGATCACCAGCACCCGCGGGCGGGACATGTCCTTCGGGAGGAACCCCCACTTGACGCCCGCAGGGAAACCCGCGCCGCCTCGGCCCCGCAGGTTCGCCTTCTTCACCTCGTCGACGATCTGCTGCTTTTCCATTCCGAGCGCCTTGCGGAGCGCC
Protein-coding sequences here:
- a CDS encoding NADH-quinone oxidoreductase subunit J — encoded protein: MEPILFIIFGAIAVGGSIMVVTRRHPMSSALYLILTLFAVAALFVLRQAHFLAAIQVIVYAGAVVVLFIFVIMLINVPENKLPVERVTGLRLLGVVAAGLLILESAVLARRLAIPSGSTADAGSVQAVGRALFTDYLLAFEITSVLLLAAVIGAIALAKKKI
- a CDS encoding (2Fe-2S)-binding protein gives rise to the protein MPTFTINGISATVPDGTTILAAAIRIGVEIPHYCYHPKLSIAGNCRMCLVEVEKFPKLQIACNTVVTEGMVVRTDTEKIRKAVTGVLELMLIHHPVDCPICDQAGECGLQNYYMKYGLHKSRYDLEDKVRKKKVQDIGGMIVLDAERCILCSRCIRFLREVSKTCEMEFFQRGDHSEISIFPGRKLDNYYTGNLADICPVGALTNKDFRFKCRVWFLSSFDSVCTGCANGCNVLADFKGDILYRLKPRRNDAVNQTWMCDFGRLEYRKANEARLLVPVLRENGKAAAAAWEGVLSTTALRLRDIADNEGPDAVAVIASPRSSNEELFLAKKLAAEVLKTENIGFTSRTPGDRTSDDFLIKGDKNPNSTGAQLLGITEEGFGRVVKAISDRKIRALLVFGSELSDFPDSQVEALLSNVPFVAQVGTNEGVVSRVANAVLPSASFAERGGTFTNFTGRVQRFSQGFPPRGKAMNEIEILAGLANRMGADWKFDGEASVFRALAASSAPFAGMSYESLGSEGQVVAEGRK
- the nuoK gene encoding NADH-quinone oxidoreductase subunit NuoK is translated as MMDPAAYLLLSGILFGIGVAGVVARKNALIILMSVEIMLNAVNVAFIAVGSHLGDPTGSIFAFMVMTVAAAEAAVGLAILIAIYRLKETIDVTELSVLKW
- the nuoF gene encoding NADH-quinone oxidoreductase subunit NuoF, with protein sequence MTMETVLSTHWANERYRHVDTYVELGGYQALRKALGMEKQQIVDEVKKANLRGRGGAGFPAGVKWGFLPKDMSRPRVLVINADEGEPGTFKDREIMRRTPHQLLEGIAIASYAMTIHMSYIYIRGEFVREAKVLEEAIAEAYAKGFLGKNILGSGFDIDVTVHRGAGAYICGEETSLINSLEGKRGWPRIKPPFPASVGAFGLPTIVNNVETIADVPWIVTNGGEKFAALGVEKNGGTRLIGVSGAVNRPGVYELSAGVNLKDVIYVHAGGIKDGKELKAVIPGGSSTPVLRPDEIDVTFDIESMAKIGTMAGSGGVIVIPEGTCMVRALMVLENFYAHESCGQCTPCREGTGWLAKIMRRIENGQGREGDIELVLDLCDNMMGRTICPLADAAAMPAQSFIWKFREEFERHIKEKKCPYGNKF
- the nuoH gene encoding NADH-quinone oxidoreductase subunit NuoH, with the translated sequence MNPQLFDIAVAVGRVSVFFAFVLGLVVVMTWVERKGAAYMQDRRGPNRARILGVTLFGMFHPLADALKFLFKEDFIPDTSNRLFYQIAPMFALAPAILTMAVVPFGPPVTIGGKQIALQIADLNVGILYLFAISGLGVYGIVLGGWASNSKYPLLGGLRSASQMLSYEVSIGLSIMGILMVFQSVQLSEIARGQGELLFGIVPKWGVFVQPLGFILFITAMYAEANRTPFDLPEGESELVAGYHTEYGSFKFSMFMMAEYIHLVVGSAVVATLFFGGWQVPYLADTGFVFPGGASFALPAAAVLVLRIAAFVAKTFFFCWLFVWVRWTIPRFRYDQVMRLGWKVMLPLSLLNIFVTGLVLLLIDKGGF
- a CDS encoding NADH-quinone oxidoreductase subunit I, with translation MTIGVKKVARPEKMSFGESLYLLEIVKGLAVTMGHFLHNAAHNKEIPTIEYPEVRRAMPPRFRGCHRLMKRPNGAPRCVACYMCATACPAKCITIVAGESPDPGVEKYPVRFDIDMLRCIFCGQCVEACPCDAIRMDTGWHTPPDITREKLIFTVDRLLEK